One segment of Pyricularia oryzae 70-15 chromosome 3, whole genome shotgun sequence DNA contains the following:
- a CDS encoding CMGC/DYRK/PRP4 protein kinase: MASGYSSDEGEIVENGDHGVKKATTLPHREGASGVDRTNRNRGRPSRSPEPGYRSGSPRGSKRARADDRDYYNGSRGGGGSDRDPRRFRVHYEESSRRRDRPSRQYEDLDRPGASGPLPYDDRDYRYDDRDGDKYPDKRARHRSRSPYRSTRAENGGRDRGSGRGDGHHRDRQYQDRDQAESIKYSAHNDRQPRDETMSKRARPVADDSSQRMVHAKSVKGVAEEHKNGAKDDKRDPGSKQSESQAEDWEPPSVVDEEAEIERRRRRREELLRKSRASTPMQQQLLAASAAKLAVSTPESTQANTPQRTEVNTPRSDAVSPDRSPAQANDAGTPEALDMFTEQDLVNTHNKGKSLDEDGPSAADYDPTADRKEDERRDEMRHGNVGLHGEGPNTNNASALGNGEVMEQETDTGAPKAADDEDDDDFDMFSTAPPERYVAPKKSAQAAGAEDEAGATQLAQGNGGGILEGDDKDGYYKIRPGEILDGRYQIQSALGKGMFSGVARAMDITNKKLVAIKIMRNNDALRKGGFTEIAILQKLNDADPENKKHIVKFERSFEYKGHLCMAFENLSLNLREVLKKFGNNVGINLRGVRAYAYQIFLALGHMRRCSIIHADLKPDNILVNDQRNVLKICDLGTAIDRSDAATAHNEITPYLVSRFYRAPEIILGIPYDYAADMWSIGCTLYEMYTGKILFTGDSNNQMLRAIMEIRGKMSRKLYQRGELWQMHFDEVGNFFSQERDKVLGKTTVRTLAAIKPTRDLRTRLLAASAGMTDTEAKELNLFHDLLDRCLHVNPDKRITPADALKHPFFTARLQTTGRR, encoded by the exons ATGGCTTCCGGCTACAGCTCAGACGAAGGTGAAATTGTAGAGAACGGCGACCATGGTGTGAAAAAGGCAACCACTCTGCCGCATCGTGAGGGGGCCAGCGGTGTTGACCGTACCAATAGAAATCGAGGCAGGCCGTCCAGGTCTCCCGAACCCGGCTATCGTTCCGGCTCTCCACGCGGCTCCAAGCGTGCCCGCGCTGACGACCGCGACTATTACAATGGATCCAGGGGCGGCGGTGGTTCTGACCGCGACCCGCGCCGGTTTCGCGTCCACTACGAGGAGTCATCGCGCCGCCGCGATCGGCCTTCCCGCCAGTACGAGGACCTAGATCGCCCAGGTGCCAGCGGCCCTCTCCCATACGATGACCGAGACTATCGCTACGACGACAGAGATGGTGACAAGTACCCGGACAAGCGTGCACGTCACCGCAGCAGATCGCCGTACCGCTCTACGCGGGCTGAAAATGGAGGACGTGATAGGGGCAGCGGCAGAGGTGATGGTCACCATCGCGATCGACAATATCAGGATAGGGACCAGGCTGAGTCTATCAAGTATAGTGCCCACAATGACAGACAGCCACGGGACGAAACCATGTCCAAGCGGGCTCGTCCTGTGGCTGATGATAGTAGCCAGAGAATGGTCCATGCTAAATCTGTTAAAGGTGTTGCCGAAGAGCATAAAAACGGTGCTAAAGATGACAAGAGAGA CCCTGGCTCCAAGCAGTCCGAGTCTCAGGCCGAGGACTGGGAACCTCCGTCTGTCGTGGACGAAGAGGCTGAAATCGAGCGTCGGAGACGGCGCCGTGAAGAGCTCCTCCGCAAGTCACGCGCCTCAACACcaatgcagcagcagcttctcGCTGCATCTGCTGCCAAACTGGCCGTTTCGACGCCTGAATCGACACAGGCCAACACGCCACAACGGACCGAAGTCAATACGCCTCGCTCTG ATGCGGTATCTCCTGATCGGTCCCCTGCGCAAGCCAATGATGCTGGAACGCCGGAAGCTCTGGATATGTTTACTGAGCAGGATTTGGTCAACACTCATAACAAGGGCAAATCCCTGGATGAAGACGGCCCCTCGGCTGCCGACTATGATCCTACTGCTGACAGGAAAGAGGATGAGCGCCGCGACGAAATGCGACATGGCAACGTAGGATTGCACGGCGAAGGTCCTAACACCAATAATGCCTCGGCCCTTGGCAACGGAGAGGTCATGGAACAGGAGACAGATACCGGCGCCCCGAAAGCAGCtgacgacgaagacgatgacgacTTTGACATGTTCTCCACGGCCCCGCCTGAGAGGTATGTTGCACCCAAAAAGTCGGCTCAAGCGGCTGGTGCAGAAGATGAAGCAGGTGCTACGCAGCTGGCGCAGGGCAATGGTGGCGGTATCCTTGAAGGCGACGACAAGGACGGCTACTACAAGATCAGACCTGGAGAGATCCTGGACGGCCGGTATCAGATCCAGTCGGCACTTGGCAAGGGAATGTTCTCGGGTGTGGCGAGGGCAATGGACATAACGAACAAGAAGCTCGTTGCCATCAAAATAATGCGCAACAACGACGCCCTACGAAAAGGAGGTTTTACTGAGATCGCCATCCTGCAGAAGCTCAACGATGCGGATCCTGAAAACAAGAAGCACATTGTCAAGTTTGAGCGCTCTTTCGAGTACAAGGGCCATTTGTGTATGGCCTTTGAGAACTTGTCCCTCAACCTCAGAGAAGTGCTTAAAAAGTTTGGCAACAACGTTGGTATCAACCTTCGGGGCGTTCGGGCTTATGCATACCAGATATTTTTGGCCCTGGGGCACATGCGCAGGTGCAGCATCATACACGCCGATCTAAAGCCAGACAACATCTTG GTCAACGACCAACGTAATGTGCTAAAGATTTGTGATTTGGGCACTGCGATCGACAGATCAGACGCGGCGACAGCACACAACGAGATCACACCTTACCTCGTCAGTAGGTTCTACCGAGCGCCTGAGATCATTTTAGGAATCCCATACGACTATGCCGCGGACATGTGGTCGATCGGCTGCACCTTGTACGAGATGTACACGGGCAAGATTCTCTTTACGGGTGACAGCAACAACCAGATGCTTCGCGCCATCATGGAGATCCGCGGCAAGATGAGTAGAAAGCTTTATCAAAGGGGTGAACTGTGGCAGATGCACTTTGACGAGGTCGGCAACTTTTTCAGCCAAGAGAGGGACAAAGTCTTGGGCAAG ACTACCGTCAGGACCCTGGCCGCCATCAAGCCAACTCGCGATCTGCGGACCCGTCTGCTGGCCGCGTCTGCTGGCATGACGGATACTGAGGCCAAGGAGCTTAACCTCTTCCACGACCTCTTGGATCGCTGCCTCCACGTCAATCCTGACAAGAGGATCACTCCCGCTGACGCCCTGAAGCATCCATTCTTTACAGCTAGGTTGCAAACGACTGGTCGGCGTTGA